In the genome of Vicia villosa cultivar HV-30 ecotype Madison, WI unplaced genomic scaffold, Vvil1.0 ctg.000351F_1_1, whole genome shotgun sequence, one region contains:
- the LOC131627169 gene encoding uncharacterized protein LOC131627169 has product MARPFELVKNINDTKELWKLAVRIHHKWTVVNKNKEHFELVVVDKDGCDIHVKVPHPFKQAYDSLLTVDNTYTISNFQVSLNDLLFKPSDHKFMLTFTGGTSVTDKNKHDIPAKPLIFTSFTDIMTGNWKKDVLIDVIGMVTEIGYTQLQQGGKKQQINLMLKYLSGNTLNCTLWEGYAVQFHDFSKDRKDTAPIIIVLQYAKVKEEGKFPLSVSNTFNVTKLHVNDDLPQIKDFIGSLPKYTESETSSQALSLQSQTMSQYSNSSQHSLYDKLMYKATVHPLADIVKLKELAQCVTVATISKLKAAQGGWYYQACHECPRVAKGMLPPYECPLGHKTETAIYRYKILTEVFNAGTKATFVIWDREAFQLLKVTAAQMRTNLIEAGITDPLEFPAALDTLVGMTMVFKVKWQPDWDNGSVMSILEDDIVKRDILRSFGQELPDSQIITTPNLTQNNESVAEASQLDDWDIIPETDITSNTLSEPLTPTSAAKRIAPHESQDITPLSQTSEGQQSSTKMKKHIKLEN; this is encoded by the exons ATGGCTAGACCCTTTGAGCTGGTGAAGAACATTAATGATACGAAGGAGCTTTGGAAACTTGCGGTCCGTATCCATCACAAATGGACCGTTGTTAATAAGAACAAGGAACACTTTGAGTTGGTTGTCGTTGACAAAGAT GGTTGTGACATCCATGTCAAAGTTCCACATCCTTTTAAACAAGCCTATGATTCACTATTAACCGTTGACAACACTTATACAATATCGAACTTTCAAGTCTCTCTTAATGATTTACTTTTCAAGCCTTCAGATCACAAGTTTATGTTGACATTTACTGGTGGTACATCTGTTACAGACAAGAATAAACATGATATTCCTGCAAAGCcacttatattcacttcttttacTGATATCATGACTGGGAATTGGAAAAAGGATGTTCTAATAG ATGTCATTGGAATGGTGACAGAAATTGGTTACACCCAACTTCAACAAGGGGGCAAGAAACAGCAGATCAATCTTATGTTGAAATATTTGTC GGGCAACACTTTGAATTGCACTTTGTGGGAAGGATATGCAGTGCAGTTCCATGATTTCAGTAAGGATCGAAAGGATACCGCTCCAATTATAATTGTTTTGCAATATGCAAAAGTCAAGGAAGAAG GAAAGTTTCCATTGTCTGTTTCCAACACTTTCAATGTTACAAAGTTGCATGTCAATGATGACTTACCTCAGATAAAAGATTTTATTGGAAG CCTACCAAAATACACTGAATCGGAAACTTCAAGCCAAGCTTTGAGTTTGCAGTCCCAAACTATGTCACAATACTCAAATTCTTCTCAGCACAGTCTTTATGATAAGCTTATGTATAAGGCAACTGTACATCCTTTGGCTGATATTGTAAAACTCAAGGAG TTGGCTCAGTGTGTTACCGTCGCAACGATATCCAAACTGAAAGCTGCTCAAGGTGGATGGTACTACCAAGCATGTCATGAGTGTCCTAGGGTTGCCAAAGGAATGCTACCACCTTATGAATGTCCCCTTGGCCACAAAACAGAAACTGCAATTTACCG GTATAAAATTTTAACTGAGGTTTTTAATGCCGGAACTAAAGCTACCTTTGTAATATGGGACCGTGAAGCTTTTCAACTTTTGAAGGTCACTGCTGCTCAGATGCGCACTAACTTGATTGAG GCTGGCATTACGGACCCTCTTGAGTTCCCGGCGGCACTTGATACTTTAGTTGGAATGACCATGGTTTTCAAAGTCAAATGGCAACCTGACTGGGACAATGGATCTGTTATGTCTATACTTGAGGATGATATTGTTAAAAGGGATATACTGCGTTCGTTTGGCCAGGAATTG CCTGATTCCCAGATTATAACCACTCCTAATCTAACGCAG AACAATGAGAGTGTTGCTGAAGCTTCTCAGTTGGACGATTGGGACATCATTCCG GAAACCGATATTACGTCTAATACATTGTCGGAACCGCTTACACCAACATCAGCTGCCAAACGGATTGCTCCACATGAATCACAAGACATTACTCCTTTGTCTCAGACGTCTGAAGGACAACAGTCTtcaacaaaaatgaaaaaacatatcaaACTGGAGAATTAG